In Xiphophorus maculatus strain JP 163 A chromosome 15, X_maculatus-5.0-male, whole genome shotgun sequence, the following are encoded in one genomic region:
- the LOC102225729 gene encoding hydroxycarboxylic acid receptor 2-like, whose protein sequence is MTLNTTSNSTTDCPVANNDLYKFYAAVMIVIFILALPLNTSVLHLFIFKLKFWKSNSNNIFLFNLVLADILLLICLPIKAHNFIDGNRRSQEDVICKAMLFMLFLNRGASIAFLTVTSVDRYYNVVHPGRKNLLKALKKSPYISIFIWVLLLPLTIPTMLRGFDCCNSLDNDNTNNTENKISWWEPEDVAREVVFFTQIVIPFIVLVYCTVRIVNRLKKKTVGDKTKLRRAVLVVTTVMVVFSFCFLPCAIARMVLLICRVNAELENFETTAEAVFDGLMILSYLDCLLDPLVYCFCSTKFKALYVSNYLSFCVKKPPEQISNSTGSSTQPARNKVI, encoded by the exons aTGACTTTAAATACTACATCAAACAGCACCACTGACTGTCCTGTTGCTAACAATGATCTGTATAAGTTCTACGCAGCTGTGAtgattgtgatttttatcttggCTTTGCCTCTGAACACATCAGTCCTCCACCTCTTCATATTCAAGCTCAAGTTCTGGAAATCCAACAGcaacaacatttttctcttcaacCTGGTGCTGGCAGACATTCTGCTGCTGATCTGTTTGCCAATCAAGGCTCATAACTTCATCGATGGAAATAGGAGGAGCCAGGAGGACGTCATCTGCAAAGCGAtgctgtttatgttgtttttaaatcgTGGCGCCAGCATCGCCTTCCTAACGGTGACCTCTGTAGATCGATATTATAACGTGGTGCACCCAGGCAGAAAAAACCTCCTGAAGGCTCTGAAGAAATCTCCCTACATCTCAATCTTCATCTGGGTGTTGCTTCTGCCTCTCACCATTCCCACCATGTTGAGGGGCTTCGACTGCTGCAACAGCCTCGACAACGATAACACAAACAACACGGAAAATAAGATTTCTTGGTGGGAG CCTGAGGACGTAGCCAGAGAGGTGGTTTTCTTCACCCAGATCGTCATCCCCTTCATCGTCCTGGTCTACTGCACCGTTCGCATTGTCAATCGATTGAAGAAGAAAACCGTTGGGGATAAGACGAAGCTAAGGAGAGCGGTCCTCGTCGTGACCACCGTCATGGttgttttctccttctgttttctgCCGTGTGCCATCGCCAGGATGGTGCTGCTGATCTGTAGGGTCAACGCAGAGCTGGAAAACTTTGAGACAACTGCAGAAGCCGTATTTGATGGCCTCATGATCCTCTCCTACCTGGACTGTCTGCTGGATCCGCTGGTTTACTGCTTCTGTAGCACCAAGTTTAAAGCACTTTATGTCTCCAATTACTTATCTTTTTGCGTGAAAAAACCCCCGGAGCAAATCAGCAACTCAACGGGAAGCTCCACACAACCGGCGCGCaacaaagtcatttaa
- the LOC102225467 gene encoding hydroxycarboxylic acid receptor 2, which produces MSNITTSSNDTCYTPDAATYQVLSGLLTVEFILGLPLNLSVLYTFIFRYKFWKNNSVFLFNIVVADFLVVACIPVKIHQYQNNLRYSENNAVCRLMHFMLFLNRGASIGFLIVLSLDRYFSVVHLGRRNCVKVFKKSPLISVLIWVFLVPLTIPTMLSSFVCCNSLGRIKTTTLEDFTDTFREIVFFSQIIIPFIILIYCTTCIIIRLRRKSIGEKAKLRRAVFAVLSVAIVFSICFLPCMVARLALLIVRLKNCQVLEDAVVQVYDALMVLSYADCLLDPLVYCFCNSGFKVAYISTFFPPYLRKRLLESASTSPMVTTTGATATTTTTVVPGTKPISLQMMGK; this is translated from the exons ATGTCTAATATTACCACTTCATCAAATGACACCTGCTATACACCGGATGCAGCCACTTACCAAGTCCTCTCCGGCTTGTTGACTGTGGAGTTCATTCTGGGACTTCCTCTCAACCTCTCGGTGCTCTACACCTTCATCTTCAG GTACAAATTCTGGAAGAATAACAGTGTGTTCCTCTTCAACATTGTGGTTGCTGATTTTTTGGTGGTGGCCTGTATTCCCGTTAAAATTCACCAATATCAGAACAATCTGAGGTACAGTGAGAATAATGCCGTTTGCCGTCTGATGCACTTCATGCTCTTCCTCAATCGAGGGGCCAGCATCGGCTTCCTCATCGTTCTGTCCCTGGACCGCTACTTCAGCGTCGTCCATCTTGGGAGGAGAAACTGTGTGAAGGTGTTTAAGAAGTCTCCACTGATCTCTGTGCTTATCTGGGTGTTCTTGGTGCCGCTCACCATACCCACGATGCTATCCTCCTTCGTTTGCTGCAACAGCCTCGGTCGAATTAAAACCACGACTCTAGAAGATTTTACGGACACTTTCAGAGAG atcgTCTTCTTCTCTCAAATCATCATCCCCTTCATCATCCTCATTTACTGCACAACTTGCATCATCATTCGACTGAGGAGGAAATCGATTGGGGAAAAGGCCAAACTGAGGAGAGCCGTGTTCGCCGTCCTGTCTGTCGCCATCGTCTTCTCCATCTGCTTCCTGCCATGCATGGTGGCTCGGCTGGCGCTGCTGATCGTGAGGCTGAAAAACTGTCAGGTGCTGGAGGATGCGGTGGTCCAGGTGTACGACGCCCTCATGGTTTTGTCCTACGCCGACTGCTTGTTGGACCCACTGGTTTACTGCTTCTGCAACTCAGGCTTTAAGGTGGCTTACATCTCCACTTTCTTCCCACCATATCTGAGGAAGAGACTGCTGGAGTCTGCCTCGACCTCACCAATGGTCACAACTACAGGAGCTACAGCAACTACGACGACAACTGTAGTCCCAGGGACTAAACCGATATCATTGCAAATGATGGGAAAATGA